In Candidatus Aegiribacteria sp., the DNA window CGGAGGGAGAATTCATAAGAACGATAGGCAGGGAAGGTGAAGGCCCCGGCGAGTTCCACAGACCTTTCAGACTGAAGTTCTATTCCGATGGAAGCATGCTTATTGAAGATTGGGATGGAATCTCTTTATTTGACAGCAATTACTGTTTCGTGAACCGGATGACCTGGTCGCTTTTTACACCATCTTTAATCACTGCACTGGACGATGGCGGGTTCATAGGGGAAGAGAATACTCCAAGACCAGCAGAAAACAGGATTCTGTGGGTTTCGACTCTTGCTAGGTGGGAGGATGGTGATGAGGAACCATCTGTGGAGTACTTCAGTATTGAGTACGAATGGAATATCGGATCTGAAGCAACCGATTTCTCCGAATCCAGAGAAGAAGACATTATCTGCTGTGCGACCCGCGATGGGCTGGTCTTCTACTCTCGATCATCAATTGACGAGTTCGTGATCCATGGCTGTGAACCTGATGGTACACCATTCCTCCATATAGAGGATGAGGCTTTTCACAGAGTAAGAAAAAGCGATGAAGATATTCAGGCTGAAAGGGATACATGGATAAGTTTAATCCGCATGATGCGTGGAGATTCATCACCACCCATACCATTCACAGTTGATCCATATAGAAGGGTAATCAATGATATGTTCCTGGATGGCGGCGAAAGGCTGTGGGTAAGACTCGGGTGCTACCCTGGGATTGTCTTTCGCGTGTATGACTTCAGTGGTGAAATTCTCTTTCATGCGATGGTTGAGTACAGTGGAAATCCCGCTGATCTCAACAGTTGGGAAATTACCGGTGATGAACACGGATTTCTCGCAATTAATACATCACAAGAGTATTCTCAGAAGGTTTATATGCTTACACTGGTTGAAGCTGAATAGAGCTTAAGTACCGTGATCACCAGCTCCGTATGGGCAGGTCGTCAGGATCGTAGACTTCAAGGGCATCCATGTAACGCCTCGCCAGGTTGAGATTCGTAAACAGCGGAACACCGCAGTCGACCGCGGCCCTTCTGATGAGGTAGTCGTTCGAGA includes these proteins:
- a CDS encoding 6-bladed beta-propeller, which translates into the protein MRYCMNTSAGILIVISIIMLIGCGADETTPELPDIEYKLVITDSIGVEIGDDEYILGWPISPTHSPDGNIVFADRMKHAVFMYTPEGEFIRTIGREGEGPGEFHRPFRLKFYSDGSMLIEDWDGISLFDSNYCFVNRMTWSLFTPSLITALDDGGFIGEENTPRPAENRILWVSTLARWEDGDEEPSVEYFSIEYEWNIGSEATDFSESREEDIICCATRDGLVFYSRSSIDEFVIHGCEPDGTPFLHIEDEAFHRVRKSDEDIQAERDTWISLIRMMRGDSSPPIPFTVDPYRRVINDMFLDGGERLWVRLGCYPGIVFRVYDFSGEILFHAMVEYSGNPADLNSWEITGDEHGFLAINTSQEYSQKVYMLTLVEAE